Proteins from a single region of Trichoderma asperellum chromosome 3, complete sequence:
- a CDS encoding uncharacterized protein (TransMembrane:14 (i69-86o106-124i136-154o160-185i197-216o228-251i286-308o320-337i357-373o393-416i423-440o452-470i491-511o563-585i)), producing MAASREEAPLLGSEPRSTTEPHEYSSISTQIHNNGHVDDEYAESTTPARSGRRAAGVARMEAVSAQLSHTERFWIFSGIFLIGYAYGLESQVRSTYMPYATSSFSLHSYLATINLLRSVVAVAIQPTAAKIADVFGRFEVVAASTFFYTVGMAIESTSSSVYAFCAGTILYQIGYTCIVLLLEILVADFSSMRARVFFSYIPALPFIVNTWISGSITSAVLRVTTWRWGIGMWCIIYPVASLPLLITLYSIDRRSTRGPRRKDELVDGSCGLDSLRKWSAQLFDQVDGIGLITLVTAFSLVLTPLTVAGGTVSHWKNPQVVIPLVFGLICVPAFIFWEKNGARNPLVPFHLLKDRGVWAALAVRSLLNFAWYVQGNYLYTVLIVAFDFPIENATRILSFFSFFGVVSGVAVGLVIYRFRRLKHIIVLGTVIFMIALGILIKFPGGATVNSKSGLIGGQILLGLSSGLFAYPTQASIQASASRDHVAILTGLYLSFYNVGSALGTCLSGAIWTQTLYPTLEASLAFQPNATLARAIYENPFSIVSQYPVGTEIRSAIIHSYQSIQRLLCITAMCICLPMIGFALALRNPKLSDQQVQEDAEDERPNDV from the coding sequence ATGGCTGCCTCACGCGAAGAGGCCCCGTTGCTCGGCTCCGAGCCTCGCTCAACAACCGAGCCCCATGAATATTCAAGCATCTCGACGCAAATTCACAATAACGGCCATGTCGACGACGAGTATGCGGAATCCACGACGCCGGCGAGATCTGGCAGACGAGCGGCGGGCGTGGCTCGCATGGAGGCCGTTTCCGCCCAGCTCTCTCACACCGAGCGCTTCTGGATCTTCTCGGGCATCTTTCTCATAGGCTATGCTTATGGCCTCGAGAGCCAGGTTCGATCGACTTACATGCCGTATGCAACGTCCAGCTTTTCGCTGCACTCGTACTTGGCCACCATCAACCTTCTCAGGAGTGTCGTTGCGGTTGCGATCCAGCCAACGGCAGCCAAGATTGCCGATGTCTTTGGCCGCTTCGAAGTCGTCGCTGCATCCACCTTCTTCTACACCGTTGGCATGGCCATCGAGTCGACTTCCAGCTCCGTCTATGCCTTTTGTGCCGGCACCATCCTCTACCAGATTGGCTATACTTGCATCGTCCTGCTCCTGGAGATCCTTGTTGCCGACTTCTCGTCTATGCGGGCTcgcgtcttcttcagctacATTCCCGCCTTGCCGTTCATCGTCAACACATGGATCAGCGGCAGTATTACATCTGCTGTGCTGCGCGTAACCACGTGGCGTTGGGGAATCGGCATGTGGTGCATCATCTACCCTGTCGCCTCACTGCCACTGCTCATCACACTATACTCTATTGATCGTCGCTCCACGCGGGGACCTCGCAGGAAGGATGAGCTTGTTGACGGCTCTTGTGGTCTCGATAGCCTCCGTAAGTGGAGTGCTCAGCTCTTCGATCAGGTAGACGGCATAGGCCTCATAACTCTCGTAACGGCCTTCAGTCTTGTTCTTACACCTCTCACGGTTGCTGGTGGTACCGTGTCGCACTGGAAGAACCCGCAGGTCGTGATTCCATTGGTCTTTGGGCTGATCTGCGTTCCCGCTTTCATCTTCTGGGAGAAGAACGGTGCTAGAAATCCGCTTGTCCCTTTCCATCTACTGAAGGATCGCGGGGTCTGGGCGGCCCTCGCTGTGCGGAGCCTGCTGAACTTTGCCTGGTATGTGCAGGGCAACTATCTATATACCGTTCTCATCGTTGCGTTCGACTTCCCCATCGAGAATGCGACCCGAATCctatccttcttttccttttttggtgTTGTTAGCGGCGTTGCCGTAGGTCTTGTCATTTACAGATTCCGACGTCTCAAGCACATCATTGTCCTAGGCACGGTGATATTCATGATCGCCCTGGGCATTCTAATCAAGTTTCCTGGCGGTGCCACGGTGAACTCTAAGTCTGGACTCATCGGCGGACAAATTCTTTTGGGTCTCTCCAGCGGCTTGTTTGCTTATCCTACCCAAGCCTCGATTCAAGCCTCAGCATCGCGAGACCATGTTGCTATCTTGACGGGGCTCTATCTCTCCTTTTACAACGTTGGCAGTGCACTTGGCACTTGCTTATCTGGGGCGATTTGGACCCAGACTCTATACCCAACGCTTGAAGCAAGTCTGGCTTTCCAACCCAATGCTACCCTAGCACGAGCTATTTACGAGAATCCATTTTCCATTGTTTCACAATACCCCGTCGGAACTGAAATCCGAAGTGCCATTATTCACAGTTATCAGAGCATTCAGCGGTTGCTTTGCATTACGGCTATGTGTATTTGTTTGCCCATGATTGGTTTTGCATTGGCTCTTAGGAATCCAAAACTCTCGGACCAACAGGTCCAAGAAGATGCGGAGGATGAAAGACCAAACGACGTATGA
- a CDS encoding uncharacterized protein (EggNog:ENOG41~SECRETED:SignalP(1-19)), translating into MMLFQTISALSLLLSSAVAAPRNAPAAFDVMALRSASPIHFAQVNAASRGLFLNLPQSNATCEGKSSGYATFYIENEELVLYSTEGEKQKVFVDRSGMGQGVIQYITGDQGIPRYAELKGWAIDANQNLVFKGEGFVACPDSIDGAWSIWLGEGLDQPGGNTGCLGFTARTLENKKPVGCEYTQ; encoded by the exons ATGATGTTGTTCCAAACCATCTCTGCGCTCtccctccttctctcctcaGCCGTCGCTGCACCGCGTAATGCCCCTGCGGCGTTCGACGTCATGGCTCTTCGGTCTGCCAGCCCTATCCACTTTGCACAAGTCAATGCCGCGAGCCGCGGTCTGTTTCTCAACCTGCCTCAGTCGAATGCCACATGCGAAGGCAAATCCAGCGGCTACGCGACCTTCTACATTGAAAACGAGGAGCTAGTTTTGTACTCTACCGAGggggagaagcaaaaagtTTTTGTTGATCGATCTGGCATGG GTCAGGGCGTGATTCAATACATTACAGGAGATCAAGGCATCCCACGATACGCTGAGCTGAAGGGCTGGGCCATCGATGCAAACCAAAACCTGGTTTTCAAGGGCGAGGGCTTCGTTGCTTGCCCGGACAGCATCGATGGCGCGTGGAGCATCTGGCTTGGTGAGGGATTGGACCAGCCCGGCGGCAACACGGGTTGCTTGGGGTTCACGGCACGCACGTTGGAGAATAAGAAGCCGGTGGGCTGCGAGTATACGCAATAA
- a CDS encoding uncharacterized protein (EggNog:ENOG41~SECRETED:SignalP(1-17)): MSRFALFAGFMAVSVAAQAEFAAPRFKYIGCVEAEPPVFSVKADLPAPFSVQQCQDACHAKGKYAAMDGSCNCYDSSSKAEPSYNILDESVCSLPCISGNRTAGVCGGPQCEVTGKKRYSLYKQEVEHDDDDGYEKEDKQEMKHHDGTDYEKENKQKMENYDGDDCEEENKQEMEHYDGDDCEEEDKKEMDHHDCDHCEKEDKQEMKHYDGDGFEKEDKQGLKYHDGTDCEKENKKEMEYHDGNDFEKEDRQKMEHHDGNGCEKENKKEMEHHDGDGWEKEDKSKETGIQTKYITSTVKTITACPPEVTNCPLSPNKTTPHCPGEGCHIPTTSADPAKPACPEKCSPPCPPEGCAACPPGGCLPACPPGCPHPPACDGEHCKIGLPTSLACPSGGCFHPHPTVIVSEGTRYQSGVLIALAAAAMAVGWL, encoded by the coding sequence ATGTCTCGATTCGCTCTCTTCGCCGGCTTCATGGCGGTCAGCGTCGCAGCTCAAGCTGAATTCGCAGCCCCCAGATTCAAGTACATTGGCTGCGTCGAAGCGGAGCCACCCGTCTTCAGTGTCAAGGCCGATTTACCTGCCCCTTTCAGTGTCCAGCAATGCCAAGATGCGTGCCACGCCAAGGGCAAATACGCTGCCATGGATGGTAGCTGCAACTGCTACGACTCGTCATCAAAGGCTGAGCCGTCTTACAACATCCTCGATGAATCGGTCTGCTCGCTGCCGTGCATTAGTGGCAACAGAACTGCGGGTGTGTGCGGAGGCCCGCAGTGTGAAGTGACGGGAAAGAAGCGATACTCGCTATACAAACAGGAAGTGgaacatgatgatgatgatggctatGAAAAGGAGGATAAACAGGAAATGAAACATCATGATGGCACTGACTATGAAAAGgagaacaaacaaaaaatggaaaattacgatggcgatgactgTGAAGAGGAGAACAAACAAGAAATGGAACAttacgatggcgatgactgcgaagaggaggacaaaaaggaaatggaTCATCATGATTGTGATCACTGTGAAAAGGAGGACAAACAGGAAATGAAACATTACGATGGTGATGGCTTCGAAAAGGAGGATAAACAAGGATTGAAATATCATGATGGCACAGACTGTGAAAAggagaacaaaaaggaaatggaATATCATGATGGCAATGACTTCGAAAAGGAGGATAGACAAAAAATGGAACATCATGATGGCAATGGCTGTGAAAAggagaacaaaaaggaaatggaGCATCACGATGGTGATGGCTGGGAAAAGGAGGACAAGAGTAAAGAGACCGGTATCCAGACCAAGTACATCACCTCCACGGTCAAGACCATCACAGCTTGCCCTCCCGAAGTCACCAAttgtcctctctctcctaACAAGACCACTCCGCACTGCCCAGGAGAGGGTTGCCATATCCCCACGACATCAGCCGATCCCGCTAAACCCGCGTGTCCTGAGAAGTGCAGCCCTCCATGCCCTCCTGAAGGCTGCGCAGCTTGTCCTCCTGGTGGATGCCTCCCAGCTTGTCCTCCAGGTTGCCCCCACCCTCCAGCATGCGATGGCGAGCACTGCAAGATCGGTCTCCCTACATCTTTAGCCTGTCCGTCTGGAGGATGCTTTCACCCTCATCCTACGGTGATTGTTAGCGAAGGCACCAGGTACCAATCCGGCGTATTAATAGCacttgcggcggcggcgatggctgtTGGTTGGCTGTAG
- a CDS encoding uncharacterized protein (EggNog:ENOG41): MLKTEPPKKFAIALFHGFQALDVFGPIDALNLLSFSKPLELCILAETMDPVSTVPERLPDDHPIPNLPATGVIGESVVPSHTYKNAPEDIEVLLVPGGRGTRNLPRTQHVADFIKERFPKLRYLLTICTGASIAARSGVLDGKNATTNKMAFDWVIAQGPNVKWARRARWVREGNVWTSSGLTAGIDMMYTFIADHYGEETADWIAEASEFTRNKDPTDDPFSKE, translated from the exons ATGTTAAAAACCGAGCCGCCCAAAAAATTCGCCATTGCGCTTTTCCATGGATTTCAAGCGCTCGATGTATTCGGCCCCATCGATGCGCTCAACTTACTCTCGTTTTCCAAGCCATTGGAGCTCTGTATACTCGCGGAAACGATGGATCCCGTATCAACCGTCCCCGAGCGACTTCCAGACGACCACCCAATCCCAAATCTACCGGCCACTGGTGTAATCGGGGAAAGCGTTGTTCCATCACACACATACAAGAACGCTCCAGAAGATATCGAGGTCCTCTTGGTCCCAGGAGGCCGCGGAACTCGAAATCTGCCACGCACACAACACGTTGCGGACTTCATCAAAGAACGATTCCCGAAACTACGTTACCTGCTCACCATATGCACGGGAGCCAGCATCGCAGCGAGATCCGGGGTCCTTGACGGCAAGAATGCTACAACGAACAAGATGGCCTTTGACTGG GTGATAGCCCAAGGCCCAAATGTCAAGTGGGCTCGCCGTGCACGTTGGGTACGGGAGGGCAACGTCTGGACTTCCTCGGGATTAACGGCTGGCATCGACATGATGTATACCTTCATTGCGGATCATTATGGAGAAGAGACTGCAGATTGGATAGCCGAAGCGTCAGAGTTTACTAGGAATAAGGACCCTACAGATGACCCTTTCAGCAAAGAATAG
- a CDS encoding uncharacterized protein (EggNog:ENOG41~TransMembrane:2 (i187-208o278-296i)): protein MSGRYERVNAHDAEDHDEVPQRRVQVPNSPPPSFHSRASSPTRNGRVNNDLADAFDDDDASDDETDDRARLVRQDSTPTIRSTNDSARLSAPTAPATTPATSDTTSSGSRPRVMGGGVGTDGVFANMSARPERTDGNAEKEEQPPTYEQAAADAAPPYWETTILAPGYGGGDEVYVDGMPVGSVFSFIWNGMISTSFQLVGFLLTYLLHSTHAAKNGSRAGLGITLIQYGFYMKGSPDDPPKMTGPDGYAAPPDPNSHDFEVSDVTDGPGGGISGSDWMAYILMVVGWFILIKSVAQFMGARRHEQLVLQSPDRGLNVPIIAEGESVEHVV from the exons atgtccGGGCGTTACGAGAGG GTAAATGCCCATGATGCTGAGGACCACGACGAGGTTCCGCAGCGACGAGTCCAGGTCCCCAATTCGCCACCTCCATCCTTCCATTCCCGCGCCTCTTCGCCAACACGAAATGGCCGGGTCAACAACGATCTCGCCGATGCAttcgatgatgacgacgcgAGCGACGATGAGACAGACGATAGAGCAAGATTAGTCCGACAAGACTCTACACCCACCATCAGATCAACCAACGACTCTGCGCGACTCTCTGCACCGACGGCACCGGCCACGACTCCGGCCACATCGGATACGACTTCATCTGGTTCACGACCCCGAGTGATGGGAGGTGGAGTTGGTACCGATGGCGTGTTTGCGAACATGTCAGCCCGGCCGGAGCGGACGGACGGCAATGccgagaaagaagaacaacCACCT ACTTATGAACAAgccgctgctgatgctgctccaCCGTACTGGGAGACAACAATTCTTGCTCCCGGCTatggtggcggcgatgaagtTTACGTCGATGGCATGCCCGTTGGCTCTGTGTTTTCGTTTATCTGGAACGGCATGATCTCTACATCATTCCAGCTCGTCGGCTTCCTGCTCACCTACCTCCTACACTCCACCCACGCCGCCAAGAACGGATCGCGAGCCGGTCTTGGTATTACCCTTATCCAATATGGTTTCTACATGAAAGGATCACCCGACGACCCCCCAAAGATGACTGGGCCCGATGGATACGCTGCACCCCCAGACCCCAACTCGCACGACTTTGAGGTTAGCGATGTAACTGACGGTCCTGGTGGCGGTATTTCTGGCAGTGACTGGATGGCGTATATCCTTATGGTTGTGGGCTGGTTCATTCTCATCAAGAGCGTGGCTCAATTCATGGGGGCCCGACGACACGAACAACTCGTCTTGCAGAGCCCCGATCGTGGACTCAACGTCCCTATTATTGCTGAGGGCGAGAGCGTGGAGCACGTGGTATAG